A genomic window from Solanum dulcamara chromosome 11, daSolDulc1.2, whole genome shotgun sequence includes:
- the LOC129873014 gene encoding disease resistance protein RPV1-like isoform X4, with amino-acid sequence MYHQFVHHAFLSFRSKTFGHHLHTALLNAGVFSSFRSDDKELEKKLQNTIQESRILIAVISKDYASSHRCLDELIHMIETRRAFGHFLLPVFYHVDPSDVRKQKGNFEEPFFKFEERYKTEKVDQWRAALREVADLGGMVLQVDGSESRFIQEIVKVVVGKLRRTVLSVAPHPIGIDSRVKEIDLWLQEGSNNVDILAIHGMGGIGKTTIAKTAYNLNFERFEGSSFLADVRKVLEKYDGLARLQRQLLSNIIGKNVEKIYNVNEGSIKIQEAISCKRVLLVLDDIDNIDQLNAVVGMRQWFYPGSKIIITTRNGHLLSYTEACRCRMYKLKSLDAKESLRLFSWHAFGEESPPLEYMDLTIDVVHHCKGIPLALKVLGSSLGDISIEVWESALRKLKAIPDSKILEKLRISYECLPDDNVQNIFLDIVCFFAGKDKDYAVTILDGCGFFSVVGIQILVDRCLLAIDHNKLMVHQLLQDMGREIIREESPWEPRKQSRIWKHKDAFNILQGKTGTERIQGLVLDIRMLKEVNCVGQKLNGNDVGHRQFEYPAGERSLRMTDANSHGRQSLTVLELFRNVFSETSNGVQFEIDAFSRMKKLRILQLTEAKFTGSYQWFPRSLKLLHWRGFLLKSIPKDFPLESLVALDMRRSRLQQAWEGTRMLKLLKILNLSHSHFLRRTPDFSGLPNVEKLILMDCVRLFHIHESIGDLEALVLLNLRDCKSLSNLPRSFCKLKSLETLIISGCSGLPLSTIDLGKLESLKTLHADEINYDLEKSWVTLWQSWSSKLRKSPHYDTFSLYSLSSSLVSLSLARCKLTDDALSLGVNNLLSLRHLNLSGNLISNLPQSITNLSMLQDLWLDACPRLQSLPNLPSRLIKLKATECTSLERVTTLPSLLETHTLFLDVRGNEKLTEIPGLFKLEPIRNFEEEMVNTLNHLNMDDIQNADVELFNRLTNTKKTYSVQGLYEFGIFSTYFPGSEIPSWCIRKGEESLLTLKVDSHTNTKIIGLNICIVYSRSNHQKSRCWDENQLDERFWSQP; translated from the exons ATGTATCATCAGTTTGTTCATCATGCATTTTTAAGTTTCAGAAGCAAAACATTTGGACATCATCTTCATACAGCTTTGTTAAATGCTGGTGTCTTCTCATCATTCAGATCTGATGATAAAGAGCTTGAGAAAAAGCTGCAGAATACAATTCAAGAATCAAGAATTCTTATAGCTGTCATTTCAAAAGACTATGCTTCTTCACATAGATGCCTTGATGAACTCATTCATATGATTGAAACCAGGAGAGCTTTTGGCCATTTTCTTCTCCCTGTGTTTTATCATGTAGATCCATCAGATGTGAGGAAGCAGAAAGGGAACTTTGAAGAACCTTTCTTTAAGTTTGAAGAGAGATATAAAACAGAGAAAGTGGATCAATGGAGGGCTGCTTTAAGAGAAGTTGCTGATTTGGGAGGAATGGTCTTACAAGTTGATGG aTCTGAGTCAAGGTTTATACAAGAAATCGTCAAAGTGGTTGTAGGAAAATTGAGACGCACTGTATTAAGTGTTGCTCCCCATCCAATCGGAATAGATTCTCGAGTCAAAGAAATTGATTTGTGGTTACAAGAGGGATCCAATAATGTAGATATTCTTGCAATACATGGTATGGGAGGTATTGGCAAGACTACAATAGCCAAAACAGCTTATAACCTGAATTTTGAGAGATTTGAAGGCAGTAGCTTCCTTGCagatgtgagaaaagttttagAAAAGTATGATGGATTAGCTCGTCTACAAAGACAACTTCTTTCGAATATTATTGGGAAGAATGTTGAAAAGATATATAATGTCAATGAAGGGTCCATCAAGATTCAAGAAGCCATCAGCTGCAAGAGagttcttcttgttcttgatgACATAGACAACATAGATCAGCTAAATGCTGTAGTCGGTATGAGGCAATGGTTTTATCCAGGTAGCAAAATTATCATAACAACAAGAAATGGTCACTTATTAAGTTATACTGAAGCATGTCGATGTAGGATGTATAAGCTAAAGTCTTTGGATGCCAAAGAATCACTTCGACTGTTCAGTTGGCATGCATTTGGGGAAGAAagcccccctttagaatatatGGATCTTACAATAGATGTTGTACATCATTGTAAAGGAATTCCGTTAGCTCTTAAAGTTTTGGGTTCCTCTCTTGGTGACATAAGTATAGAGGTTTGGGAAAGTGCATTAAGGAAATTGAAGGCTATTCCAGACAGTAAAATCCTTGAAAAGCTAAGGATAAGTTATGAATGTCTACCAGATGATAATGTTCAAAATATATTCCTTGATATTGTCTGTTTCTTTGCTGGTAAGGACAAAGATTATGCAGTAACAATACTAGATGGATGTGGATTTTTTTCAGTAGTTGGCATTCAGATTCTTGTTGACAGATGCCTATTAGCAATTGACCATAACAAACTGATGGTGCATCAATTACTTCAAGACATGGGAAGAGAAATTATTCGGGAAGAATCCCCTTGGGAGCCTAGGAAACAAAGCAGGATTTGGAAACACAAAGATGCCTTCAACATATTGCAGGGGAAAACA GGTACTGAAAGGATCCAAGGTCTAGTTCTTGACATCCGGATGCTGAAGGAAGTAAATTGTGTCGGGCAAAAATTGAACGGAAATGATGTTGGGCACCGCCAATTTGAATATCCTGCAGGTGAAAGATCATTGAGAATGACTGATGCTAACTCACATGGGAGACAGAGTTTAACTGTTCTCGAGCTGTTCAGAAATGTCTTTTCAGAAACTTCAAATGGTGTACAGTTTGAAATTGATGCATTTTCAAGAATGAAGAAGCTGAGAATTCTACAGCTTACAGAAGCAAAATTCACTGGTAGCTACCAATGGTTTCCTAGGAGTTTAAAATTGCTTCATTGGCGTGGATTCTTGTTGAAGTCCATTCCAAAAGATTTTCCTTTGGAGAGCCTGGTTGCTCTTGATATGAGGAGGAGCAGATTACAACAAGCGTGGGAGGGAACTCGG ATGCTCAAGTTGTTAAAAATTCTTAATCTCAGTCATTCCCATTTCCTAAGAAGAACTCCTGATTTTTCTGGGCTTCCTAATGTGGAAAAACTCATTTTGATGGATTGTGTAAGATTGTTCCATATTCATGAATCGATTGGAGATCTAGAGGCACTTGTTCTCTTGAACCTGAGAGACTGCAAGAGTCTATCGAATCTTCCAAGAAGCTTTTGTAAGCTCAAGTCCTTGGAAACACTCATTATTTCTGGCTGTTCTGGACTTCCTCTATCAACAATTGATCTAGGAAAGCTGGAATCTTTGAAGACCCTCCATGcagatgaaattaattatgatCTCGAGAAATCATGGGTTACACTCTGGCAATCATGGTCATCCAAATTAAGAAAATCCCCACATTATGACACCTTCTCATTATATTCTTTATCAAGTTCCCTGGTTAGCTTAAGTCTGGCAAGATGCAAGCTAACAGATGATGCTCTATCACTTGGTGTTAACAACCTTCTCTCATTACGGCATTTGAATCTAAGTGGAAACCTGATTTCTAACCTGCCACAGAGTATCACAAATCTAAGCATGCTACAGGACCTTTGGCTAGACGCATGCCCAAGACTCCAATCGCTCCCCAATCTTCCTTCAAGGCTCATCAAGCTGAAGGCTACCGAATGCACATCACTAGAAAGAGTTACAACTCTGCCAAGCCTGTTGGAGACTCACACATTATTCTTGGATGTTAGAGGCAATGAGAAACTAACTGAGATTCCTGGACTGTTCAAGCTGGAGCCAATAAGAAATTTTGAAGAGGAAATGGTCAACACTCTGAACCATCTCAACATGGATGATATACAAAATGCAGATGTGGAACTATTTAACAGGCTTACCAACACAAAAAAGACATATTCAGTGCAG GGACTCTATGAGTTTGGCATCTTCAGCACTTACTTTCCTGGAAGTGAGATCCCAAGTTGGTGCATCAGGAAGGGTGAAGAAAGCTTATTGACTCTGAAAGTGGATTCTCATACTAATACAAAGATAATAGGACTTAATATCTGCATTGTATATTCACGTTCCAATCATCAGAAATCTCGATGCTGGGATGAAAACCAACTAG ATGAAAGATTTTGGAGTCAGCCTTGA
- the LOC129873014 gene encoding disease resistance protein RPV1-like isoform X1, with amino-acid sequence MYHQFVHHAFLSFRSKTFGHHLHTALLNAGVFSSFRSDDKELEKKLQNTIQESRILIAVISKDYASSHRCLDELIHMIETRRAFGHFLLPVFYHVDPSDVRKQKGNFEEPFFKFEERYKTEKVDQWRAALREVADLGGMVLQVDGSESRFIQEIVKVVVGKLRRTVLSVAPHPIGIDSRVKEIDLWLQEGSNNVDILAIHGMGGIGKTTIAKTAYNLNFERFEGSSFLADVRKVLEKYDGLARLQRQLLSNIIGKNVEKIYNVNEGSIKIQEAISCKRVLLVLDDIDNIDQLNAVVGMRQWFYPGSKIIITTRNGHLLSYTEACRCRMYKLKSLDAKESLRLFSWHAFGEESPPLEYMDLTIDVVHHCKGIPLALKVLGSSLGDISIEVWESALRKLKAIPDSKILEKLRISYECLPDDNVQNIFLDIVCFFAGKDKDYAVTILDGCGFFSVVGIQILVDRCLLAIDHNKLMVHQLLQDMGREIIREESPWEPRKQSRIWKHKDAFNILQGKTGTERIQGLVLDIRMLKEVNCVGQKLNGNDVGHRQFEYPAGERSLRMTDANSHGRQSLTVLELFRNVFSETSNGVQFEIDAFSRMKKLRILQLTEAKFTGSYQWFPRSLKLLHWRGFLLKSIPKDFPLESLVALDMRRSRLQQAWEGTRMLKLLKILNLSHSHFLRRTPDFSGLPNVEKLILMDCVRLFHIHESIGDLEALVLLNLRDCKSLSNLPRSFCKLKSLETLIISGCSGLPLSTIDLGKLESLKTLHADEINYDLEKSWVTLWQSWSSKLRKSPHYDTFSLYSLSSSLVSLSLARCKLTDDALSLGVNNLLSLRHLNLSGNLISNLPQSITNLSMLQDLWLDACPRLQSLPNLPSRLIKLKATECTSLERVTTLPSLLETHTLFLDVRGNEKLTEIPGLFKLEPIRNFEEEMVNTLNHLNMDDIQNADVELFNRLTNTKKTYSVQGLYEFGIFSTYFPGSEIPSWCIRKGEESLLTLKVDSHTNTKIIGLNICIVYSRSNHQKSRCWDENQLGNWYSFFIKLNNLSKGVKWIYAPTFIGIPGPNENITFLCHWKLGKYLEAGDEINVSVIGWSCTFQMKDFGVSLECDTIEKDLSVASSSASNEFAIKSSDPSAYLSGHCVMESYMPVYQLAWNHYCFSHPDYFLFNGHQRKQAAMRLILYKKLFEDFVQSSIDAGTEDDSDIDIYHEKYAEEAALSELEDDLEWPW; translated from the exons ATGTATCATCAGTTTGTTCATCATGCATTTTTAAGTTTCAGAAGCAAAACATTTGGACATCATCTTCATACAGCTTTGTTAAATGCTGGTGTCTTCTCATCATTCAGATCTGATGATAAAGAGCTTGAGAAAAAGCTGCAGAATACAATTCAAGAATCAAGAATTCTTATAGCTGTCATTTCAAAAGACTATGCTTCTTCACATAGATGCCTTGATGAACTCATTCATATGATTGAAACCAGGAGAGCTTTTGGCCATTTTCTTCTCCCTGTGTTTTATCATGTAGATCCATCAGATGTGAGGAAGCAGAAAGGGAACTTTGAAGAACCTTTCTTTAAGTTTGAAGAGAGATATAAAACAGAGAAAGTGGATCAATGGAGGGCTGCTTTAAGAGAAGTTGCTGATTTGGGAGGAATGGTCTTACAAGTTGATGG aTCTGAGTCAAGGTTTATACAAGAAATCGTCAAAGTGGTTGTAGGAAAATTGAGACGCACTGTATTAAGTGTTGCTCCCCATCCAATCGGAATAGATTCTCGAGTCAAAGAAATTGATTTGTGGTTACAAGAGGGATCCAATAATGTAGATATTCTTGCAATACATGGTATGGGAGGTATTGGCAAGACTACAATAGCCAAAACAGCTTATAACCTGAATTTTGAGAGATTTGAAGGCAGTAGCTTCCTTGCagatgtgagaaaagttttagAAAAGTATGATGGATTAGCTCGTCTACAAAGACAACTTCTTTCGAATATTATTGGGAAGAATGTTGAAAAGATATATAATGTCAATGAAGGGTCCATCAAGATTCAAGAAGCCATCAGCTGCAAGAGagttcttcttgttcttgatgACATAGACAACATAGATCAGCTAAATGCTGTAGTCGGTATGAGGCAATGGTTTTATCCAGGTAGCAAAATTATCATAACAACAAGAAATGGTCACTTATTAAGTTATACTGAAGCATGTCGATGTAGGATGTATAAGCTAAAGTCTTTGGATGCCAAAGAATCACTTCGACTGTTCAGTTGGCATGCATTTGGGGAAGAAagcccccctttagaatatatGGATCTTACAATAGATGTTGTACATCATTGTAAAGGAATTCCGTTAGCTCTTAAAGTTTTGGGTTCCTCTCTTGGTGACATAAGTATAGAGGTTTGGGAAAGTGCATTAAGGAAATTGAAGGCTATTCCAGACAGTAAAATCCTTGAAAAGCTAAGGATAAGTTATGAATGTCTACCAGATGATAATGTTCAAAATATATTCCTTGATATTGTCTGTTTCTTTGCTGGTAAGGACAAAGATTATGCAGTAACAATACTAGATGGATGTGGATTTTTTTCAGTAGTTGGCATTCAGATTCTTGTTGACAGATGCCTATTAGCAATTGACCATAACAAACTGATGGTGCATCAATTACTTCAAGACATGGGAAGAGAAATTATTCGGGAAGAATCCCCTTGGGAGCCTAGGAAACAAAGCAGGATTTGGAAACACAAAGATGCCTTCAACATATTGCAGGGGAAAACA GGTACTGAAAGGATCCAAGGTCTAGTTCTTGACATCCGGATGCTGAAGGAAGTAAATTGTGTCGGGCAAAAATTGAACGGAAATGATGTTGGGCACCGCCAATTTGAATATCCTGCAGGTGAAAGATCATTGAGAATGACTGATGCTAACTCACATGGGAGACAGAGTTTAACTGTTCTCGAGCTGTTCAGAAATGTCTTTTCAGAAACTTCAAATGGTGTACAGTTTGAAATTGATGCATTTTCAAGAATGAAGAAGCTGAGAATTCTACAGCTTACAGAAGCAAAATTCACTGGTAGCTACCAATGGTTTCCTAGGAGTTTAAAATTGCTTCATTGGCGTGGATTCTTGTTGAAGTCCATTCCAAAAGATTTTCCTTTGGAGAGCCTGGTTGCTCTTGATATGAGGAGGAGCAGATTACAACAAGCGTGGGAGGGAACTCGG ATGCTCAAGTTGTTAAAAATTCTTAATCTCAGTCATTCCCATTTCCTAAGAAGAACTCCTGATTTTTCTGGGCTTCCTAATGTGGAAAAACTCATTTTGATGGATTGTGTAAGATTGTTCCATATTCATGAATCGATTGGAGATCTAGAGGCACTTGTTCTCTTGAACCTGAGAGACTGCAAGAGTCTATCGAATCTTCCAAGAAGCTTTTGTAAGCTCAAGTCCTTGGAAACACTCATTATTTCTGGCTGTTCTGGACTTCCTCTATCAACAATTGATCTAGGAAAGCTGGAATCTTTGAAGACCCTCCATGcagatgaaattaattatgatCTCGAGAAATCATGGGTTACACTCTGGCAATCATGGTCATCCAAATTAAGAAAATCCCCACATTATGACACCTTCTCATTATATTCTTTATCAAGTTCCCTGGTTAGCTTAAGTCTGGCAAGATGCAAGCTAACAGATGATGCTCTATCACTTGGTGTTAACAACCTTCTCTCATTACGGCATTTGAATCTAAGTGGAAACCTGATTTCTAACCTGCCACAGAGTATCACAAATCTAAGCATGCTACAGGACCTTTGGCTAGACGCATGCCCAAGACTCCAATCGCTCCCCAATCTTCCTTCAAGGCTCATCAAGCTGAAGGCTACCGAATGCACATCACTAGAAAGAGTTACAACTCTGCCAAGCCTGTTGGAGACTCACACATTATTCTTGGATGTTAGAGGCAATGAGAAACTAACTGAGATTCCTGGACTGTTCAAGCTGGAGCCAATAAGAAATTTTGAAGAGGAAATGGTCAACACTCTGAACCATCTCAACATGGATGATATACAAAATGCAGATGTGGAACTATTTAACAGGCTTACCAACACAAAAAAGACATATTCAGTGCAG GGACTCTATGAGTTTGGCATCTTCAGCACTTACTTTCCTGGAAGTGAGATCCCAAGTTGGTGCATCAGGAAGGGTGAAGAAAGCTTATTGACTCTGAAAGTGGATTCTCATACTAATACAAAGATAATAGGACTTAATATCTGCATTGTATATTCACGTTCCAATCATCAGAAATCTCGATGCTGGGATGAAAACCAACTAGGTAACTGGTATTCCTTTTTCATCAAACTGAATAATTTGTCCAAGGGTGTCAAATGGATTTATGCCCCAACATTCATTGGCATTCCAGGACCAAATGAAAACATAACATTTTTATGCCACTGGAAACTGGGGAAGTACCTAGAAGCTGGTGATGAGATTAATGTCTCAGTAATAGGTTGGAGTTGTACTTTTCAGATGAAAGATTTTGGAGTCAGCCTTGAGTGTGACACGATAGAAAAAGATCTATCCGTAGCATCAAGTAGTGCGTCAAACGAGTTTGCAATTAAAAGTAGTGATCCTAGTGCTTATCTATCTGGACACTGTGTCATGGAAAGTTATATGCCTGTGTATCAGCTAGCATGGAATCATTACTGCTTTTCTCACCCAGACTACTTTTTGTTTAACGGACACCAAAGGAAACAAGCAGCAATGAGGTTGATTTTGTACAAAAAGTTATTCGAAGATTTTGTGCAGA GCTCTATAGATGCTGGAACAGAAGATGATAGTGACATTGATATCTATCATGAGAAATATGCTGAGGAGGCTGCCTTATCAGAACTAGAAGACGACTTGGAATGGCCTTGGTAA
- the LOC129873014 gene encoding disease resistance protein RPV1-like isoform X2, whose amino-acid sequence MYHQFVHHAFLSFRSKTFGHHLHTALLNAGVFSSFRSDDKELEKKLQNTIQESRILIAVISKDYASSHRCLDELIHMIETRRAFGHFLLPVFYHVDPSDVRKQKGNFEEPFFKFEERYKTEKVDQWRAALREVADLGGMVLQVDGSESRFIQEIVKVVVGKLRRTVLSVAPHPIGIDSRVKEIDLWLQEGSNNVDILAIHGMGGIGKTTIAKTAYNLNFERFEGSSFLADVRKVLEKYDGLARLQRQLLSNIIGKNVEKIYNVNEGSIKIQEAISCKRVLLVLDDIDNIDQLNAVVGMRQWFYPGSKIIITTRNGHLLSYTEACRCRMYKLKSLDAKESLRLFSWHAFGEESPPLEYMDLTIDVVHHCKGIPLALKVLGSSLGDISIEVWESALRKLKAIPDSKILEKLRISYECLPDDNVQNIFLDIVCFFAGKDKDYAVTILDGCGFFSVVGIQILVDRCLLAIDHNKLMVHQLLQDMGREIIREESPWEPRKQSRIWKHKDAFNILQGKTGTERIQGLVLDIRMLKEVNCVGQKLNGNDVGHRQFEYPAGERSLRMTDANSHGRQSLTVLELFRNVFSETSNGVQFEIDAFSRMKKLRILQLTEAKFTGSYQWFPRSLKLLHWRGFLLKSIPKDFPLESLVALDMRRSRLQQAWEGTRMLKLLKILNLSHSHFLRRTPDFSGLPNVEKLILMDCVRLFHIHESIGDLEALVLLNLRDCKSLSNLPRSFCKLKSLETLIISGCSGLPLSTIDLGKLESLKTLHADEINYDLEKSWVTLWQSWSSKLRKSPHYDTFSLYSLSSSLVSLSLARCKLTDDALSLGVNNLLSLRHLNLSGNLISNLPQSITNLSMLQDLWLDACPRLQSLPNLPSRLIKLKATECTSLERVTTLPSLLETHTLFLDVRGNEKLTEIPGLFKLEPIRNFEEEMVNTLNHLNMDDIQNADVELFNRLTNTKKTYSVQGLYEFGIFSTYFPGSEIPSWCIRKGEESLLTLKVDSHTNTKIIGLNICIVYSRSNHQKSRCWDENQLGNWYSFFIKLNNLSKGVKWIYAPTFIGIPGPNENITFLCHWKLGKYLEAGDEINVSVIGWSCTFQMKDFGVSLECDTIEKDLSVASSSASNEFAIKSSDPSAYLSGHCVMESYMPVYQLAWNHYCFSHPDYFLFNGHQRKQAAMRLILYKKLFEDFVQNAGTEDDSDIDIYHEKYAEEAALSELEDDLEWPW is encoded by the exons ATGTATCATCAGTTTGTTCATCATGCATTTTTAAGTTTCAGAAGCAAAACATTTGGACATCATCTTCATACAGCTTTGTTAAATGCTGGTGTCTTCTCATCATTCAGATCTGATGATAAAGAGCTTGAGAAAAAGCTGCAGAATACAATTCAAGAATCAAGAATTCTTATAGCTGTCATTTCAAAAGACTATGCTTCTTCACATAGATGCCTTGATGAACTCATTCATATGATTGAAACCAGGAGAGCTTTTGGCCATTTTCTTCTCCCTGTGTTTTATCATGTAGATCCATCAGATGTGAGGAAGCAGAAAGGGAACTTTGAAGAACCTTTCTTTAAGTTTGAAGAGAGATATAAAACAGAGAAAGTGGATCAATGGAGGGCTGCTTTAAGAGAAGTTGCTGATTTGGGAGGAATGGTCTTACAAGTTGATGG aTCTGAGTCAAGGTTTATACAAGAAATCGTCAAAGTGGTTGTAGGAAAATTGAGACGCACTGTATTAAGTGTTGCTCCCCATCCAATCGGAATAGATTCTCGAGTCAAAGAAATTGATTTGTGGTTACAAGAGGGATCCAATAATGTAGATATTCTTGCAATACATGGTATGGGAGGTATTGGCAAGACTACAATAGCCAAAACAGCTTATAACCTGAATTTTGAGAGATTTGAAGGCAGTAGCTTCCTTGCagatgtgagaaaagttttagAAAAGTATGATGGATTAGCTCGTCTACAAAGACAACTTCTTTCGAATATTATTGGGAAGAATGTTGAAAAGATATATAATGTCAATGAAGGGTCCATCAAGATTCAAGAAGCCATCAGCTGCAAGAGagttcttcttgttcttgatgACATAGACAACATAGATCAGCTAAATGCTGTAGTCGGTATGAGGCAATGGTTTTATCCAGGTAGCAAAATTATCATAACAACAAGAAATGGTCACTTATTAAGTTATACTGAAGCATGTCGATGTAGGATGTATAAGCTAAAGTCTTTGGATGCCAAAGAATCACTTCGACTGTTCAGTTGGCATGCATTTGGGGAAGAAagcccccctttagaatatatGGATCTTACAATAGATGTTGTACATCATTGTAAAGGAATTCCGTTAGCTCTTAAAGTTTTGGGTTCCTCTCTTGGTGACATAAGTATAGAGGTTTGGGAAAGTGCATTAAGGAAATTGAAGGCTATTCCAGACAGTAAAATCCTTGAAAAGCTAAGGATAAGTTATGAATGTCTACCAGATGATAATGTTCAAAATATATTCCTTGATATTGTCTGTTTCTTTGCTGGTAAGGACAAAGATTATGCAGTAACAATACTAGATGGATGTGGATTTTTTTCAGTAGTTGGCATTCAGATTCTTGTTGACAGATGCCTATTAGCAATTGACCATAACAAACTGATGGTGCATCAATTACTTCAAGACATGGGAAGAGAAATTATTCGGGAAGAATCCCCTTGGGAGCCTAGGAAACAAAGCAGGATTTGGAAACACAAAGATGCCTTCAACATATTGCAGGGGAAAACA GGTACTGAAAGGATCCAAGGTCTAGTTCTTGACATCCGGATGCTGAAGGAAGTAAATTGTGTCGGGCAAAAATTGAACGGAAATGATGTTGGGCACCGCCAATTTGAATATCCTGCAGGTGAAAGATCATTGAGAATGACTGATGCTAACTCACATGGGAGACAGAGTTTAACTGTTCTCGAGCTGTTCAGAAATGTCTTTTCAGAAACTTCAAATGGTGTACAGTTTGAAATTGATGCATTTTCAAGAATGAAGAAGCTGAGAATTCTACAGCTTACAGAAGCAAAATTCACTGGTAGCTACCAATGGTTTCCTAGGAGTTTAAAATTGCTTCATTGGCGTGGATTCTTGTTGAAGTCCATTCCAAAAGATTTTCCTTTGGAGAGCCTGGTTGCTCTTGATATGAGGAGGAGCAGATTACAACAAGCGTGGGAGGGAACTCGG ATGCTCAAGTTGTTAAAAATTCTTAATCTCAGTCATTCCCATTTCCTAAGAAGAACTCCTGATTTTTCTGGGCTTCCTAATGTGGAAAAACTCATTTTGATGGATTGTGTAAGATTGTTCCATATTCATGAATCGATTGGAGATCTAGAGGCACTTGTTCTCTTGAACCTGAGAGACTGCAAGAGTCTATCGAATCTTCCAAGAAGCTTTTGTAAGCTCAAGTCCTTGGAAACACTCATTATTTCTGGCTGTTCTGGACTTCCTCTATCAACAATTGATCTAGGAAAGCTGGAATCTTTGAAGACCCTCCATGcagatgaaattaattatgatCTCGAGAAATCATGGGTTACACTCTGGCAATCATGGTCATCCAAATTAAGAAAATCCCCACATTATGACACCTTCTCATTATATTCTTTATCAAGTTCCCTGGTTAGCTTAAGTCTGGCAAGATGCAAGCTAACAGATGATGCTCTATCACTTGGTGTTAACAACCTTCTCTCATTACGGCATTTGAATCTAAGTGGAAACCTGATTTCTAACCTGCCACAGAGTATCACAAATCTAAGCATGCTACAGGACCTTTGGCTAGACGCATGCCCAAGACTCCAATCGCTCCCCAATCTTCCTTCAAGGCTCATCAAGCTGAAGGCTACCGAATGCACATCACTAGAAAGAGTTACAACTCTGCCAAGCCTGTTGGAGACTCACACATTATTCTTGGATGTTAGAGGCAATGAGAAACTAACTGAGATTCCTGGACTGTTCAAGCTGGAGCCAATAAGAAATTTTGAAGAGGAAATGGTCAACACTCTGAACCATCTCAACATGGATGATATACAAAATGCAGATGTGGAACTATTTAACAGGCTTACCAACACAAAAAAGACATATTCAGTGCAG GGACTCTATGAGTTTGGCATCTTCAGCACTTACTTTCCTGGAAGTGAGATCCCAAGTTGGTGCATCAGGAAGGGTGAAGAAAGCTTATTGACTCTGAAAGTGGATTCTCATACTAATACAAAGATAATAGGACTTAATATCTGCATTGTATATTCACGTTCCAATCATCAGAAATCTCGATGCTGGGATGAAAACCAACTAGGTAACTGGTATTCCTTTTTCATCAAACTGAATAATTTGTCCAAGGGTGTCAAATGGATTTATGCCCCAACATTCATTGGCATTCCAGGACCAAATGAAAACATAACATTTTTATGCCACTGGAAACTGGGGAAGTACCTAGAAGCTGGTGATGAGATTAATGTCTCAGTAATAGGTTGGAGTTGTACTTTTCAGATGAAAGATTTTGGAGTCAGCCTTGAGTGTGACACGATAGAAAAAGATCTATCCGTAGCATCAAGTAGTGCGTCAAACGAGTTTGCAATTAAAAGTAGTGATCCTAGTGCTTATCTATCTGGACACTGTGTCATGGAAAGTTATATGCCTGTGTATCAGCTAGCATGGAATCATTACTGCTTTTCTCACCCAGACTACTTTTTGTTTAACGGACACCAAAGGAAACAAGCAGCAATGAGGTTGATTTTGTACAAAAAGTTATTCGAAGATTTTGTGCAGA ATGCTGGAACAGAAGATGATAGTGACATTGATATCTATCATGAGAAATATGCTGAGGAGGCTGCCTTATCAGAACTAGAAGACGACTTGGAATGGCCTTGGTAA